In one window of Archocentrus centrarchus isolate MPI-CPG fArcCen1 chromosome 11, fArcCen1, whole genome shotgun sequence DNA:
- the phactr4a gene encoding phosphatase and actin regulator 4A isoform X2, with product MAVQFEYNHNEVDLQQSTKGGEEGSSGGGTPPAKRKGKLSKMGNIFKPWKWRKKKPSEKFSEASKDLERKISIRKSRQELIARGILKDMPENEGNDVNHSKPAPVKNGHPVPMDVDRLSEAGVRVSRGESDIKGNFKLPQVDERRSRAPSDASRSNRAPLDVDTHARLAVDVDRRSRLPSDIDKRGSLPRGPQQDDRYRRDERRDEKKDREEVERRDWREERERDGGVDRKEERDFRDRREWRDERTDRDRERRDDRERRDRDEREKRDDRERRDRDERERKDRDDRERRDRDERERKDRDDRERRDRDERERKDRDERERRERDERERRDRDEREKRERDDRERRDDRERREDRDRRPERNLRENRDDRKDDRDRENRERKDARVEREDRDRRDQRDWREDRERREDRDKRDDWAKRNEKERPGRSVDGFQPVVRPFSEMDLRPSLQKSSSEESRKARPASECDRRSTLPRYMSPTEFRDRSESASASFTPDPHPTQDSQPVPPPPKQALLPPKFLTAPVHEHSESPTPSSSSSSSSSSSSSSPNAVPIAKPPRTVSLITDDTHRPSLTAASSTDSDTPPPIPPHAKQPPVPPPKPTNRNSNPPLLASSLNRGSKVRQPCYWTRWRRQSELSLYFSLPTYLRHRDGLCCSEVSQPGTGAVVLPTPAKRSPPVPPKRTTPVIKPQSVDPSPPSQVPESLTTEPSPAPLLVPPAVVKGDNTEDKTNATVPQASTEPLPSLPSHIPPSPPRVQSLQPPSTTSSGPMPTLQIDPPSPATKPPSQPPPIPLHVRISRALASPGPPQPNPDGSQRAHSLLFETPPDVFTETGGNSRRSLPITIEPLRLPEDDDFDIEEEMRKLNPSRPSYQSELEPRSRRGLIGDPRVTVIPEGGGPGDSEEESETESDSDGPIPYRDDDDDDEDEEGPPSGLASRVKRKDTLALKLERQEREKENQENYDGMSWANKEQWEEVRNKIGTTLTRRLSQRPTAKELEQRNILQAKNEVDRRLERSEIKRRLTRKLSQRPTVAELQARKILRFHEYVESTHAEDYDRRADKPWTKLTPADKAAIRKELNEFKSSEMEVHEESRIYTRFHRP from the exons ATGGCTGTGCAGTTTGAATATAATC ACAATGAGGTTGACCTGCAACAGAGCACAAAAGGAGGGGAGGAAGGAAGCTCCGGTGGAGGAACACCTCCAGCTAAACGCAAAGGCAAGCTCTCCAAAATGGGGAATATCTTCAAGCCCTGGaaatggaggaagaagaagccaAGTGAGAAGTTCAGTGAAGCATCCAAAG atttggaAAGAAAGATTTCCATTAGGAAAAGTCGCCAAGAGCTGATTGCAAGAGGCATTCTAAAGGACATGCCAGAGAATG AGGGCAATGATGTGAACCACTCCAAACCTGCACCAGTTAAAAATGGCCATCCTGTACCAATGGATGTGGACAGGCTCTCAGAAGCAGGGGTGCGAGTGTCTCGAGGGGAGTCTGACATTAAGGGGAATTTCAAGCTGCCCCAGGTAGATGAACGCCGTAGCAGAGCGCCATCCGATGCTTCTCGAAGTAACCGGGCACCTCTGGACGTGGACACTCATGCACGGCTCGCTGTTGATGTAGACAGACGAAGCCGTCTGCCATCAGATATTGATAAGAGAGGATCTCTACCTCGAGGGCCTCAACAAGATGATAGATACCGTAGAGACGAGAGGAGAGATGAAAAGAAGGACAGGGAAGAGGTGGAAAGAAGAGACTGGCGAGAGGAAAGGGAAAGGGATGGTGGAGTTGACcggaaagaagagagagactTCAGAGACCGGCGAGAATGGAGAGATGAAAGGACAGATAGAGACAGAGAAAGGAGGGATGATCGGGAGAGGAGGGATCGGGACGAGAGGGAGAAGAGGGATGATCGAGAGAGGAGGGATCGGGACGAGCGGGAGAGGAAAGACAGGGATGATCGGGAGAGGAGGGATCGGGACGAGCGGGAGAGGAAAGACAGGGATGATCGGGAGAGGAGGGATCGGGATGAGCGGGAGAGGAAAGACAGGGATGAGAGAGAACGACGAGAACGGgatgagagggagaggagagacaggGATGAGAGGGAAAAGAGGGAGCGGGACGATAGAGAAAGAAGGGATGacagggagaggagagaagacaGGGATCGGCGTCCTGAGCGAAACTTGCGAGAAAATAGAGATGACAGGAAAgatgacagagacagagaaaaccGGGAGAGGAAAGATGCTCGAgtagagagagaggacagagacagGAGAGACCAGCGGGACTGGcgagaagacagagagaggagagaggacagagacaaGCGGGACGACTGGGCcaagagaaatgaaaaagagaGGCCAGGGCGGTCTGTTGATGGCTTTCAGCCTGTCGTCAGGCCTTTCTCTGAGATGGATTTGAGGCCTTCTCTGCAGAAGAGCTCCTCAGAGGAAAGCAGGAAAGCTCGTCCTGCCTCGGAGTGTGACCGAAGGAGCACCCTGCCCAGATACATGTCACCTACAGAGTTCAGAGACCGCTCAG AGTCTGCTAGTGCCAGCTTCACCCCTGACCCTCATCCAACACAGGACTCACAGCCAGTGCCTCCCCCACCTAAACAAGCTTTGCTCCCCCCTAAGTTCCTCACTGCTCCTGTCCATGAGCACAGCGAGAGTCCAACCCCCTCCTCGTCTTCATCTTCatcgtcctcttcctcctcatcttccccCAATGCTGTACCTATAGCCAAGCCACCGAGGACGGTCTCCCTAATCACAGACGACACACACCGGCCTTCCCTTACTGCTGCTTCTTCAACCGACTCTGACACACCGCCCCCCATCCCTCCCCATGCCAAACAGCCTCCTGTCCCCCCACCCAAACCCACCAACCGCAACAGCAACCCTCCACTGCTTG CTTCCTCATTGAACAGGGGCTCTAAGGTCAGACAGCCTTGTTACTGGACCAGATGGAGACGCCAGAGTGAGCTCAGCCTCTACTTTTCTCTGCCCACGTACCTGCGTCACAGGGATGGCCTGTGCTGCTCAG AGGTTTCACAGCCTGGCACCGGCGCCGTTGTACTCCCAACACCTGCCAAGCGCTCTCCACCAGTCCCGCCAAAGAGGACAACCCCTGTCATCAAGCCCCAATCTGTGGATCCTTCACCTCCCAGTCAGGTCCCAGAGTCTCTCACCACTGAGCCTTCCCCTGCTCCCCTTCTGGTGCCCCCTGCTGTTGTGAAAGGAGACAACACAGAGGATAAGACAAATGCAACAGTTCCTCAGGCCTCCACTGAGCCTCTGCCTTCATTGCCCTCCCATATACCTCCATCTCCACCCAGGGTCCAGTCGCTTCAGCCACCCAGCACCACCTCTTCTGGTCCCATGCCCACCTTGCAAATTGATCCCCCGAGCCCAGCCACCAAGCCTCCCAGCCAGCCTCCGCccatccctctgcatgtccgCATCTCTAGAGCCCTGGCCAGCCCGGGCCCGCCTCAACCAAACCCAGACGGCTCTCAGAGGGCCCACTCACTACTGTTTGAGACTCCTCCAGATGTCTTCACGGAGACGGGGGGTAACTCACGGCGCTCTCTCCCTATCACCATCGAACCTCTTAGGCT GCCAGAAGACGATGACTTTGACATTGAAGAGGAGATGCGTAAGCTCAACCCCAGTAGGCCTTCCTACCAGTCGGAGCTGGAGCCTCGCAGCAGGAGAGGTTTGATTGGAGACCCCAGAGTGACAGTCATCCCTGAGGGTGGAGGCCCCGGAGACAGCGAGGAGGAGTCAGAAACAGAGTCAGACTCAGATGGCCCCATCCCATATAGAGATGATGACGAcgatgatgaagatgaggaagGTCCTCCAA GTGGGCTGGCGAGCCGCGTGAAGAGGAAGGACACATTGGCGCTGAAACTGGAGAGACAAGAGCgagagaaggaaaatcaggagAACTATGACGGCATGAGTTGGGCCAACAAGGAGCAGTGGGAGGAAGTGAGGAACAAGATCGGCACCACACTGACGCG gcggctgagtcAGAGACCCACAGCGAAAGAGCTGGAGCAGAGGAACATTCTTCAAG